From a region of the Candidatus Binataceae bacterium genome:
- a CDS encoding cytochrome c: MCLLSLAAGTPAAQADGHNTFISNCAVCHQPDGKGAPSVYPPLADTVGKYVALKDGRAYIVDVVSFGMGGKIDSGGDSFEGDMPPWPQLSDQEVAEVLTYVLTSFNAKVLPADFKPISPDEVKTERAKQLTSAAVHTERDALMKQLGDKAAK, encoded by the coding sequence CGGCCGGGACGCCGGCGGCGCAGGCGGACGGGCACAACACGTTCATCTCGAATTGCGCCGTCTGCCACCAGCCCGACGGCAAGGGCGCACCCTCGGTATATCCGCCGCTCGCCGACACGGTGGGCAAATACGTCGCGCTCAAGGATGGACGCGCGTACATAGTCGACGTCGTGTCCTTCGGCATGGGCGGCAAGATCGATTCCGGCGGCGACAGCTTCGAGGGTGACATGCCGCCGTGGCCACAGCTTAGCGACCAGGAAGTCGCCGAGGTGCTCACCTACGTGCTTACGAGCTTCAATGCCAAGGTGCTGCCGGCGGACTTCAAGCCTATTTCTCCCGACGAGGTCAAGACGGAACGCGCGAAGCAGCTTACCTCGGCCGCCGTTCACACCGAACGCGACGCGCTGATGAAGCAGTTGGGCGACAAGGCCGCCAAGTAG